A stretch of the Erpetoichthys calabaricus chromosome 3, fErpCal1.3, whole genome shotgun sequence genome encodes the following:
- the LOC127527017 gene encoding E3 SUMO-protein ligase ZBED1-like — MQTLAMMVPPQETAQETSEEDAEAGCAPKKKMTLGSYFKTAEQALPPNNQKSSVACELENYLQSSYLDSEGDPLKWWKEHEKIYPRLSKVAKKYLCIPATSSPSERAFSSGGNVVTCLRSSLKPDQVDRLVFLAKNL, encoded by the exons Atgcagactttggcaatgatg GTGCCACCCCAAGAAACAGCACAAGAGACCAGCGAGGAGGATGCTGAAGCTGGATGTGCCCCAAAGAAAAAGATGACTTTAGGAAGCTACTTTAAAACTGCTGAACAAGCCTTGCCACCTAACAACCAGAAATCCAGTGTAGCCTGTGAGCTGGAAAATTACTTGCAGTCAAGCTACCTGGATAGTGAGGGGGACCCATTAAAATGGTGGAAAGAACATGAAAAGATCTACCCAAGGCTTTCAAAAGTGGCAAAAAAATACTTGTGCATACCAGCCACAAGCTCTCCTTCAGAGAGGGCTTTTAGTTCCGGTGGAAATGTAGTTACTTGCTTGCGGTCTTCCCTAAAGCCCGATCAAGTTGACAGGCTTGTGTTCTTAGCCAAAAATCTGtga